The following are from one region of the Sorghum bicolor cultivar BTx623 chromosome 2, Sorghum_bicolor_NCBIv3, whole genome shotgun sequence genome:
- the LOC8073115 gene encoding 54S ribosomal protein L17, mitochondrial isoform X1: MASLLLRSLRRARGFSSSATSAAKEGGDGKLVATVMFERLPVVIPKIHPAVYAFQEFSFRWRQQHRRQYPDEVLGKADARGKGDYHIDYVPAPRITEADRTNDQKSLQRALDNKLYLLLYGNTYGAPDGKSVWHFPEKIYENEETMRLCAESALKSVLGGLDNTYFVGNAPMAHMDVEQTDSSVSSFKRFFFKSQVVGTTKYHIEKCKDYAWVTKDELLEHFPEHKSFLNKMIIHIR; encoded by the exons ATGGCGAGCCTTCTCCTCCGGTCGCTCCGGCGGGCGCGAGGCTTCAGCTCCTCTGCCACCTCGGCGGCGAAGGAAGGGGGCGACGGGAAGCTCGTGGCGACGGTGATGTTCGAGCGCCTCCCCGTCGTCATCCCCAAGATCCATCCCGCCGTCTACGCCTTCCAGGAGTTCTC GTTTCGGTGGAGGCAGCAGCACAGACGGCAGTACCCAGACGAAGTTCTCGGCAAGGCCGACGCCAG GGGTAAGGGTGACTATCACATTGATTATGTGCCTGCTCCAAGAATCACAGAGGCTGACAGAACAAATGACCAGAA GTCTTTACAACGAGCTCTTGATAATAAATTGTATCTCCTCCTGTATGGCAACACTTATGGGGCTCCTGATGGAAAGTCTGTTTGGCATTTTCCAGAAAAAATATATGAAAATGAAGAAACTATGCGACTG TGTGCTGAGTCAGCATTGAAGTCTGTTCTTGGGGGACTTGACAATACGTACTTTGTTGGCAATGCTCCGATGGCTCATATGGATGTTGAACAAACAGATTCAAGTGTGTCATCATTCAAG CGTTTCTTTTTCAAGTCACAAGTGGTCGGCACTACGAAATACCATATTGAAAAATGCAAGGACTATGCGTGGGTAACCAAGGATGAGCTGTTGGAACATTTTCCCGAGCACAAAAGTTTCCTGAACAAGATGATCATCCACATAAGATAG
- the LOC8073115 gene encoding 54S ribosomal protein L17, mitochondrial isoform X2: MASLLLRSLRRARGFSSSATSAAKEGGDGKLVATVMFERLPVVIPKIHPAVYAFQEFSFRWRQQHRRQYPDEVLGKADARGKGDYHIDYVPAPRITEADRTNDQKSLQRALDNKLYLLLYGNTYGAPDGKSVWHFPEKIYENEETMRLRFFFKSQVVGTTKYHIEKCKDYAWVTKDELLEHFPEHKSFLNKMIIHIR, encoded by the exons ATGGCGAGCCTTCTCCTCCGGTCGCTCCGGCGGGCGCGAGGCTTCAGCTCCTCTGCCACCTCGGCGGCGAAGGAAGGGGGCGACGGGAAGCTCGTGGCGACGGTGATGTTCGAGCGCCTCCCCGTCGTCATCCCCAAGATCCATCCCGCCGTCTACGCCTTCCAGGAGTTCTC GTTTCGGTGGAGGCAGCAGCACAGACGGCAGTACCCAGACGAAGTTCTCGGCAAGGCCGACGCCAG GGGTAAGGGTGACTATCACATTGATTATGTGCCTGCTCCAAGAATCACAGAGGCTGACAGAACAAATGACCAGAA GTCTTTACAACGAGCTCTTGATAATAAATTGTATCTCCTCCTGTATGGCAACACTTATGGGGCTCCTGATGGAAAGTCTGTTTGGCATTTTCCAGAAAAAATATATGAAAATGAAGAAACTATGCGACTG CGTTTCTTTTTCAAGTCACAAGTGGTCGGCACTACGAAATACCATATTGAAAAATGCAAGGACTATGCGTGGGTAACCAAGGATGAGCTGTTGGAACATTTTCCCGAGCACAAAAGTTTCCTGAACAAGATGATCATCCACATAAGATAG